The nucleotide sequence CTTCGTCATGTGATGCAGGACAGACATTCTGAGTGCACGCTTTTGCTCGTCAGTCCCGACCACTTCAAGCCCTGAACCTGTTTTTCTGACTAACTCCAGATCAAATTCATCAAACAAGGAAGCCAGCGTATCCAATTCCCTGTGAACGGTACGACCGCTTACGCCAATCTGTTCGGCGATCGAACCAACGGTAACTCCTTTTTGTTCCTTCAATAAAATCTCGATAATAGATCGCTGTCGAGAGGATACATGCATGTCTTCGTTCCCTCCTCAACGCCAAAGAGGGAAGACGCTAGCTCTCACTAGCGTTGATTCCCCTTATCCCAGGCGTTTGACCAACTTGTCATACTCGGGACTATTCAAGAAATTTTCAATGGAGATATGCTCCGCAGAAGGCGCTTTGACCTGCGCTCTTTCTGTTAAAGACTTGTGCGTAATGACGATATCAGCGTCACCTGGAATGTCGTTGATCGCCGTATTGATGACTGTAATCTCGGTCAGGCCCGCATCCTTGAACTTTTTGCGCAAGGACGCCGCTCCCATCGCACTGGAGCCCATTCCCGCATCGCAAGAGAAGACGACTTTTTTCACGTCAGCAGCAGCTACCTCATGCTTCACTGGTGCTTCTACCGCTTCTTGTGCCTGTGCTTTTTTGCCTTTCATCTCTTGCATTTTTTCTGTCGCTTTTTCCAGTTCATCTTCGTCTGTCTTCGCGCTCATTTTCAAGAGAGCAGATGCGATGAGGAAGGACACGACAGTCGCTGCCAACACACCAGCCAATACCGGTAGCAATCCACCACGCGGAGCCATTGCAATCAAGGCGAAAATACTACCTGGAGACGGTGGCGCCACCAATCCTGCGCCAAGCAGCGTGAAGGTAAACACACCAGCCATCCCACCACCAATGGCCGCCAGAATCAGACGCGGATTCATCAGCACATACGGGAAGTAAATTTCGTGGATACCCCCGAAGAAGTGAATGATGACAGCACCCGGAGCCGATTGCTTGGCACTGCCTCTGCCAGCAAGCCAGTATGCCAACAAAATTCCCAGACCTGGTCCCGGATTGGATTCAAGCAGGAAGAAAATCGATTGCCCCATCTTCGCCGCTTCATCCAGACCGATCGGGCTCAAAATACCGTGGTTAATCGCATTGTTCAGGAACAGGATCTTCGCTGGCTCGATGAAAATGCTGGCAAGCGGCAGCAGTCCTGCACCTACAATGACTTCTACACCCGCTGCAAGCGCCTTGCTCAGGCCTACAACGACTGGCCCAATTGCTTGGAAAGCCAAAAGTGTCAGTAACCCGCCAACGATACCCGCGGAAAAGTTGTTCACCAGCATTTCAAAGCCGGAACGAATTTTTCCTTCGAACAACTGGTCCACTTTTTTGATGACCCAGCCGCCCAAAGGACCCATGATCATGGCTCCCAGGAACATCGGGATGTCTGCACCTACAACAACCCCCATCGTAGCAACGGCACCTACGACCCCGCCTCGAACATCATGGACCATTTTCCCGCCGGTATAACCGATCAGCAGTGGCAGTAAATACGTAATCATCGGTCCAACCAGTTTGGCCAAATTTTCGTTAGGCAGCCAACCTGTTGGGATAAATAAAGCGGTAATTAATCCCCAAGCGATGAAAGCACCGATGTTCGGCATGACCATCGCACTCAAGAACCGTCCAAACTTTTGTACCGAGACCCGTATTCCACCCGAAGCGTTTTTTGTTTCTACGCTCTCCATACTGAACCCTCCTTTACCCCTATTTATGAGATGTTGACATGATTGAAATGATAATGTGTACACCTCAAATATAAAGCGTTTTCATAGGGGGTAACAACAAAATCAAAGCGCGAATTTGTCTGACTCGTTGTTGCCAAAACTTAATTGCCCATAGAAAAAAGACCTCTGCTCAGTTGCAGAAGCCTTCTTACAAATTCTCCGATTCAACCTTGATCACTATGCACACTCCTAGTTTGTCACAGATCCCCCTAACTATTCGCAGGCAGGTCAACACAAAAAAAGACCGATGCGCACATGTGCACATCAGTCCTTGCTTGCATTACCGCTCGCTTCCTAGCTGCGTGGTGGACGAGATTCGCCACTGCGTGGACGGGAGTCACCGCTGCGTGGACGAGAGTCACCACTGCGCGGACGAGATTCGCCGCTACGTGGACGAGATTCACCGCCGCGAGGACGATATTCGCCATTGCGTGGGCGAGATGGACGCTTTCCACCAAAACCGGAACCAGAACCGAAGCCACCTTTTCCTTTTGGAGGCAGCTTTTTCTTCCCTACACGAAGAGGAGCCTCTTCTGTCAGGCGGACAGGTGTCGTATCCGGCTCTTTGGTCAACAGCTTGAGTGCTGCGGATACCAACGTTACGGAATCAACATCCTCCAGCAATTGTTCTGCCAATGTTTTGTAAGCAGACAGATCATCTCTTCCGGACGCTTCCAGGATTTTGTCTACCGTCATTTTTTGTTGACCTTCCAGAGCTTCTGCCATCGAAGGAACAGCATGACGCTCCATGCGACGCTTGGTCGTACGCTCAATCAGACGCAGATGGTCAATTTCACGGGAAGTAACAAATGTGATCGCGAGACCCGTTTTACCAGCACGTCCCGTTCTTCCGATACGGTGAACGTAGCTCTCGGAGTCTTGTGGAATGTCAAAGTTGAATACGTGCGTAACCCCGCTGATATCCAGACCGCGGGCTGCAACGTCAGTCGCTACCAATACTTCGATTGTACCTTCTTTGAACTTGCGCAGTACGCTGTCGCGTTTTGCCTGGTTCAGGTCTCCGTGGATACCTTCTGCTCCATAACCGCGCTTGGTCAGAGCTTCGGACAGCTCATCCACTCTGCGCTTGGTTCTACCGAATACGATAGCCAGCTCAGGCGAATGAATATCCAGCAAACGGCACAGAACATCGAATTTTTGTCTTTCTGCTACTTCCATATACTGCTGCTCGATGTTTGGTACGGTTACTTCTTTTGCTTTCACTTGAATAATGGTTGGTTCGCTCATGAACTGCTGAGCGATTTCCTGGATCGCTCTTGGCATCGTCGCCGAGAAGAGCAATGTTTGACGATTGGTAGGAACCTCTTTCAAGATTTCCTTGATATCGTCGATGAAGCCCATGTTCAGCATTTCATCCGCTTCGTCCAAGATCACCATCTCAATCGCATCGAGACGAATCGTTCTTCTTCTCATGTGATCCATGAAACGACCAGGTGTTGCTACGATGATTTGCGGGCGTTTTTTCAACGCCTTGATTTGACGCGTGATGTCTTGACCACCATAGATTGGCAGGGCAGAGATGTTTTTAAATTGGGCAATTTTATTAATCTCTTCCGCCACCTGAACAGCCAGCTCACGAGTAGGAGTCAGTACAACCCCTTGAATGTTGCCATTGGTTTCGTCCAAGCGCTCCACCAGTGGAATACCGAATGCAGCTGTTTTACCAGTACCTGTTTGTGCCTGACCGATCAGGTCACGACCTTGCAGTGCTACAGGAACTGTTTGATCCTGAATCGCTGTAGCCTCTTCGAAGCCCATGTTGCTCAACGCTCTAACAATGGAGTGGTGTAAGCCAAAATCATTAAAAGTCGCCAATGAATGTCAGTCTCCTTTATCAATACCTTCATCTATAAAATTCTCAAAAAAAAGGGCACTATTCCTTACGATCCGGAACATGCCCTTTTATCCCCGATTGTACGTAGCACCCTAAAGAACATAGCTGTAATCGTACCATGCAATGCCTGAAAAAGCAAACTGCTTATATACCTAAATTGCCTGATTTTGTGCTGCAACCGTTTGTAAAAAATAACAAAGCAGCCCAGAATCAGGCTGCTTGTCTGTTATTGAATTATTTTACCCATTTGTTGTACAGCTCATCAAACTTCCCTTGCAGTTTCATCTCGTCCATCCACAGATCCAGGTAGTTAGCGAAGATGCTGTCTCCACGGTGAATCATGTACGCTTTTTCACTCTTGGTGAACGGGTTGTCAGTCAGAGCGGCATACAGGCGGGAGTCTGCTTTGGAATATACAATCGCTTCCAGCGTATCCGTGATCATCACATCATACTTACCGCTTGCTACCAGACCAGGAATGTCGAGGTTGTTTTGTTCAACAGTCACAGTTGCTTTTGTCAGGTGCTCACGAACGAATTTTTCGTTGGTGCCTCCTGGATTCACACCAATGCGCACCTCTGGCTTGTTGATATCTGCTACACTCTTGTACTTGTCCTTGTCTTCTGCACGGATGAGCGGAGCTTTACCGAACATAATATAAGGATCGCTCATGTGTGCTTTTTTCTGGCGGTCTGTGTTGCGCGTTACGCCCCCGACAGCAATATCGAATTTATTTGCCAAAAGATCGTCCATCAACGTCGGCCATGATGTTTGGACAAAACGCGCCTCTACTCCCAAGCTTTTTGCGAATTCTTTCATCGCGTCGATATCGTAACCTTCGAATTGGTTCGTTTTTGGATTCAAATATGTAAACGGTTTGTAGTCACCTGGAGTACCTACGAGGATATAGCCTCTCGCAATGATTTCGTCCAATCGGGACTCAAACTTCTTCGCTTGCGGTTTTTTAGCAGCTTCAGCAGCTACAGTTTGGACAGGCTTAACCGCTGTTGCGGCAAAAGCACCTGTTCCTGATGTCATGAGCATAGTTGCAGCGAGTGTGCTCGCCAAGATTGTTTTTGTGAATTTTTTCATCTGGGTTCTCCTCCTGTTAAACGGTAATGAATTTAGTTATCAGACACAAACTCCATCATCCCCCAATGGCATCCCCCCTTTCAAAGAAGAGGACTTACAACCTGTTGAGCTGCCTCCTACACAGTAAACCTGCCGATTCCTTGCTGTAATTCTTCTGCCACTGCATTCAAACGCTCGACAGACTGGCCAATTTCCTGGATGGCTTGAAGCTGCTCTTCCGTTGCCTTTGCCACTGTTTGCGCGTCGAGTGAAGCATGTTTTGCAATGTTATGCATTTCATCTACAGAAGCACTCACCTGTTGGGAGCCTGCTGACATTTGTTCAGATGCTGCGGATACTTCCAAAATGTGCGCGGCAACGTTACGGGAAGACTCCAGAATATGCCCGAAGATTTCGCGAACCTCTTCGACCAGTTGAATACCATGCTGTGCGTTTTGGTTGCCCGCGGTCATGACCTCTACCGCGTGACGAGTATCCTGCTGGATTTCTCCGATCAGCATCGCGATTTTGGATGCGGATTCTTCGGATTGATTCGCCAGCTTTTTCACCTCTCCGGCAACGACAGCAAACCCACGTCCATGCTCGCCTGCACGGGCTGCCTCAATCGAAGCGTTCAAAGCAAGCAAATTGATTTGCGAGGTCAACTGACTGATCGTATCGAGAATACCTTCGATTTCTTTGGAGCGATTGTTGAGCTGCTCGATGGCTACTGTCGCCTTCGATGTTCCCTCGCCAATGCTTCCCATCTGGAGCACTGCTTGCTCTACCACAGCAGTACCTTGCTCTGCCTGCTCTGTTGCTACCTGGGCAGCCTCTGAAACATGTGCAGACGTCTCCGCGATTTTCACGATGCCTGCTGCCATGTCATTCATAGACAACGCGACATCCTGCGAGCTGGTGGCCTGCGCCTCTGCTCCCTCAGAAATCTGTGCGATAGACATGCCGATTTGGTTGATGTTTTCCGTCGCTTGTTTAATGCCTTCGGATACTTCCTGACTAAAACGCTGTACTTGATCAGACGACAGAGATACGTCTTCGATCAAATTTTTCAAGTGCGATACCGTCTGGTTAAAGTCACGTGACAGAATGGCAATCTCGTCTTTTCCGTCAACCGTTACGGTCTCTTTCAGGTTCCCCTGCGCCACTACATTTACTGCGTGATTCAGACGCTCAATTGGTTTCACCATGCGTACAGCCAAGAAATAAACGAGGACAACCCCAATTGCCAACACGATGAGGGAAATCACCAGCAATCGAACTGACAGTTGATCAACAGGCGCATGCAGCTCTGCTACAGGTGCAGTGATGTATATGCCCCAGTTCAAACTGGTAGGAGCATAGGAAGCAAATCGCTCTGTATTCTCGTCTATATATTGGGCGATTCCATGATTCCCTTGCTTGATTTCTTCAAAGGCAGTCTGAAGCTCAAGAATACCCGTGTCGAGAATCGATTCCTTCAGAATGTACTCGCTATTCGGATGATAAATAAATGTTCCTGTTTTGCTTACTAAAAAGGCGTAGCCAAATTCACCGAACTTCTCCTCGGACACCTTTTTCTGAATTTCATTGATAGGAATCGTAGAACCGATATAACCGTATTGACGATTGTCCTTCATCAATGGAACGACAAGGGTCACGATGTTATTCCCTGTCCGCTTCGAAATGACTGGCTCGGAGACAACAACCTTTCCTTCCCCTTTACTCGCTTCCTTAATATGCGGACGATCCGAGATGTCGGTCACTTCTCCCATGAAATTGATCACTTTCTTACCGCTTAAGTCATGCGAAAAGAAGAACGTCTCAAACTGGGGGTTTTTCTTTTGGGCTGCTTGAATGAGTTTCAGGTCGTATTCGACATTTTGATCTGCCGACATCAACCCTCCCACCGCTCTTACAATCTCAATTTTTTCTTGAAAGAAACCATCGATACGAATCGAGAGATTGCTAGCTGACAACTCAGCTTCTTTGTCCAGACTGTCTGCCAAAAGATTGGAAGCACTCCAATAACTGGCACCGCAAACCGTACCCAAACTAATAACCAACAGCAGGCACAAAACGATAATTAGCTTATTCTTCAAACTATTTTTCATACCGAATCCCTCTCCCTTCTCTTTTTTCAACAAAAAAAAGACTGCCCACCGACAGCCCATTATGACTACGGTATGGCAACCCGGCTGTCCTAGCTGCGAAAGTCATTTGACTTTCGTCCTTAGACCCGTGGCTTTGCGTCCCTGCCTTTCAGCAGGTTTGCCTTTGTCATTCCTTGTTGTTTTTTCAATTTAAGTCCACTTTTTTTTCAATCTCACCTTTCTTTTCCCATAACTTTCCGCCAATAAACCTCAAAAACACAAAAAAGCTGACAACCTTTTACAGTTGTCAGCTTTTTGTCAAACTTTTTTGATTAGCTTAATCCGATCACTTGCCCATCCTTGTCTACATATAACGATTCCGCGGCCGGCTTTTTCGGGAGGCCTGGCATCGTAACCAAGCTTCCGGTCAGTGCGACGATAAAACCAGCTCCTGCTGATATACGCACTTCACTCACTTGAATCGTGAAGTCAACAGGTGCTCCCAGCAGATCGGCGCGATCCGTAAAGGAGTAAGGTGTTTTCGCCATGCACACAGGCAGATGGGACATGCCCATTTCTTCTACCTTTTGCATCGTTTTCAATGCAAGGGGCGAAAAGACAACCCCTGATCCACGGTATACTTCTTTCACGACAGTCTCAATCTTGTCTTTAATGCTGAGGTCTTCTTCATACAAGAATCGGAAGGAGGAAGGCCGCTCTGCTGCACGGGTCACTTTTTCAGCCAGCTCGACACCGCCAGCTCCTCCTTCTGCCCACACTTTAGAAAGGGCTGCCTCAGCTCCAGCCGCTTGGCATAACGCAATTACGGCATCGACCTCTGCCTGGGTATCTGTCGCAAAATGATTGATCGCCACCACTGCTGGCACACCGAACTTTTGCAGGTTTTCCAGATGGCGCTTGACGTTTTCGAAGCCTTTTTCCAGAGCAGACAAGTTCTCCACTGCGAGGTCAGGTACTTTTACCCCGCCGTTGTATTTCAACGAACGGACCGTAATGACCACGACAGCAGCCGATGGAGTCAGGCCTGCTTTTCTGCACTTGATGTCAAAAAACTTCTCTGCTCCCAGATCCGCACCAAAGCCCGCCTCTGTTACGACGTAATCTGCCAGCTTCAAGGCCATCTTGGTTCCGATCACGCTGCTGCACCCATGCGCGATATTGGCAAAAGGTCCGCCGTGAATGATGACAGGAGTTCCTTCGATTGTCTGTACGAGATTAGGCTTGATAGCTTCCTTCAAGAGAACGCACATCGCATCGACCGCGTTGATTTCTTCTGCCCGTACAGGCTGATCATGGAAATCGTAGCCAATAATGATATGGTTCAACCGCTCGCGCAAGTCTGCCAGATTCTCACTCAAGCATAAAATCGCCATGATTTCCGACGCGGTCGTAATCATGAAGCCATCCTCACGCGTCATTCCATTGCCGTCACCCAGACCAACCACGATGTTACGCAGTGCGCGGTCGTTCATGTCCATAGCCCGTTTCCAGACGATTTTATTTGGATTGAGCCCGCGCGGATTGCCATGGAAAATATGATTGTCGATCATCGCCGCCAACAAGTTATGTGCAGCTGTAATCGCATGAATGTCCCCTGTAAAATGCAGGTTAATTTCATCAGCCGGGAGAATTTGTGCTTGGCCGCTTCCGGTTGCTCCTCCTTTGATCCCCATGCAAGGACCCAAGGACGGCTCGCGAAGCGCTGCAATTGTTTTCTTCCCGAGATAATTTAATGCTTGTGACAGACCAATTGTCGTGAGCGTCTTGCCTGCTCCCGCCGGGTTAGGGTTCATCGCTGTAACAAGAATCAGTTTGCCATCAGGGCGATTCTTCACTTGCTCCCATAGCTCATCTGATAGTTTGGCCTTATACTTTCCGTATAGCTCCAAATGCTGTTCTTCGATACCTGCACTCTTGGCAATTTCAACAATAGACTTCATACTTGCCTCCCTGCCACACCAGAATGTAATGCACCAGTTACCAATCTTCTACATTCTGCATCAGCATCCTTTCTCCTTTCCTCTTCGACACATTACGCAAAAGAAAAAGCCCACATTCCGACAAATGTTCAGAATGCAGGCTCTCTGTTACTTCCCGAAAATTTTTCCCGGATTCAAAATGCCATTCGGGTCCAGCACATGCTTCATGGCTTGCATGACGTCCAGTGCTTCTCCGTGCTCCTTGCGCTGATATTTGATTTTCCCTACACCCACACCGTGCTCTCCGGTGCAGGTTCCTCCCCGACACAATGCGTATTCCACCAGATGGGCATTTACTTCCTCGGCACGCGCCACTTCTTCGGGGTCATTCAGGTCGATCATCAGGATAGCGTGATAGTTCCCATCCCCGACATGCCCTGCAATCGCTCCATCCAGTCCAGCGCGGTCAATGGCTTGCCGCGCGTCCACAACAGCTCCTGCCAGCTCGGAAATTGGCAAGCAAACATCTGTCACCATCAGCTTTTTCCCGGGGGATTTGTGCAGGAAGGCATACGCCAGGTTATGACGAGCGTCCCAGAGCTGCGTCCGCGCCTTCGAATCGGTTTCAAAAAGGAACTGCGTGCAGCCATGTCCAGCGGCGATGTTCTGCGCAAAGTCGATATCATACGCAAGCCCTTGTTCACTGCCGTGGAACTCGATAAACAGCGTTGGTGCTTCCGGGTAGCTCGTTTCTTTGTACAGATTCACTTGTTGGATAGAGCGTTCATCAACCAGCTCGATTCGCGCTACTTGAATACCCGCTCCGAGAATATCCACGACGGTATCGACGGCATCCTGCACAGAAGGGAAGCTGGCACGTGCCGCCGTTGTCGCCTCAGGGATGCCGTAAACACGCAAGGTCAGCTCCGTGAATACACCAAGCGTTCCCTCCGACCCGACAAATAGCCCGGTAAGATGGTAGCCTGAGGAGGATTTGGCTGTCATACTCCCTGTACGGATGATACGTCCATCCGCCGTCACCACTTCCAGATCGCGAACCTGATCACGCATCACGCCATAGCGGACAGAGGTCGTTCCACTGGCATTTGTAGCGGCCATCCCACCCAAAGTCGCGTCCGATCCCGGATCGACGGAAAAAAACAATCCGTGCTTTTTCAATTCTTTATTGAGCTGGGTGCGCGTCACACCAGGCTGAACTCTCACGAGAAAATCCTTCGGTCGCACCTCCAGCACTTGGTTCATCTGGGAAAAATCCATGCTAATTCCGCCCGCATAAGGAATCGCGTGGCCTTCCAGACTGGTCCCCATGCCAAACGGCGTTACCGCAATGCGCTTTTCGTTGGCCAGCTTCATGATTTGACTGACTTCCTCTGCCGTCTGCGGAAACACCACCACATCCGGAAGATGCGGAGTATGATACGATTCATCATGACTGTGGTGCTCCAGTATAGTGGGGTTGGTCGATACTCGTTCTTCCCCCAGCAATCCCACTAACGCCTGCTTGTAATCCACGTTGGTTCCCCCTCCGTTACTTGCTCAAGTTGACAAGGAATAAGCTGATTTCAGGAATATAGGTGATGAGCAGCAAGTCGACGATCATGATGACCAAAAACGGGATCACCGCTCGCTCAATCTCCGTATTCTGGAGCTTCGCAATATTTCCTGCTACCAACAAATTGATCCCAACCGGTGGAGTCAGCATACCGATCGCGGAGTTGACGACCATGATCACCCCGAATAGCACCGGATCGATGCCCAGAGAATTCGTGATCGGCAACAGGATCGGCGTCAGGAGAATGATCGTAACCGCCGTTTCCATAAACGTCCCCAAAATGAGCAGCAAGATGTTAATAATGAGCAACGTAATGATCGTGCTGTCGGTAATCCCCAGCATGAATTGCGCGATTTCCTGCGGAATGTTTTCCCTCGTCATCAGGTAACCAAATGCATTGGCGGTCGCAATAATAAGCATAATGACTGCTGTCATGCTGGCAGAGCCCGCGAATATTTCCCCCAAGTCCTTCCACTTGATCTCCCGGTAGACGAAAAGCCCGACAACTAGGCCGTAAATTACGGCTACCACTGCCGCTTCTGTCGGAGTAAAGATGGCTCCGTATATACCACCAAGAATAATGATCGGCATGAGAATCGCCAAAATGGCGTCCTTGAATGCCTCCCATATCTCTTTGGGTGTATGCTTCTCTCCGCCACCCCAGCCGTTTTTCTTACTAATCCAATACGAGTACAGAATCAGTGAGATCGCTACGAGAATACCCGGTCCAATCCCGGCAATAAACAAGTCGCTAATCGAGGCACTCGCTGCTACCCCGTACAAAACCATCGGCACGCTCGGAGGAATCATGACACCGATCGTTCCCCCTGTTGCATGCAAGGCCGCTGAAAACCGGATATTATACCCTTTTTTGACCATGTGAGGGATCAAAATTCCCCCTACGGCTGCCGTTGTTGCAGCAGAAGAACCCGATATCGCTGCAAAAAAAGTACAACCCATAACCGCCACGATTGCCAATCCTCCAGGCAGGTTCCCGACAATCGTATTCGCAAAACGAATCAGCCTAGCCGAGATTCCGCCTGTTTCCATCAGCTTTCCTGCCAGAAGAAAGAACGGGATCGCCATCAACGGGAAGGAGTCTGTCCCGTTGAACATTTTCTGAATGACAACCAGTAGAGGGATGTTTCCCTCCAGCATAAACACGACAACGACAGATAACCCCAGTGCCACCCCAATCGGTACGTTTAAGATCAGGAGCACCAACAGTGTTACAAACAAAATCGTACCCACAATCTGGTCACTCCTTCCCGGTTATGTCTTTCCATGTCACATGGATCACGTTCATGATGAGTAAGGCACCGCTGATCGGAATCACCATGTATACATAGCCCATGGGAACGAGCAGAGTGGGTGAGGTTTGTGTCATACTTCTCGCAGATAACAAGTAGCCTTGCTGAACCATGACGAGAAAGAAAACCAGGCTACACAAAGCGGCAATAACCAGCACCACCTTGTTCATACGAGGGGACAAGTACTTTTGAATGTATTCCGTACCGATGTGTGCTTTGATCGACATCGCGTACGCTGATCCCAGAAATGTAATCCAGATTAGCAAATACCGAGCCAATTCCTCCGTCCATGCCAAGGGCTGGTCGAGCAAAAAACGGAAAAGCACCTGCAAGAAGACAGCGATCACCATAATAGCCAGAAGGGCAATGATGAAAAAACGAAGGATGCTGTTTATTTTGGA is from Brevibacillus brevis and encodes:
- a CDS encoding PTS mannitol transporter subunit IICB, which produces MESVETKNASGGIRVSVQKFGRFLSAMVMPNIGAFIAWGLITALFIPTGWLPNENLAKLVGPMITYLLPLLIGYTGGKMVHDVRGGVVGAVATMGVVVGADIPMFLGAMIMGPLGGWVIKKVDQLFEGKIRSGFEMLVNNFSAGIVGGLLTLLAFQAIGPVVVGLSKALAAGVEVIVGAGLLPLASIFIEPAKILFLNNAINHGILSPIGLDEAAKMGQSIFFLLESNPGPGLGILLAYWLAGRGSAKQSAPGAVIIHFFGGIHEIYFPYVLMNPRLILAAIGGGMAGVFTFTLLGAGLVAPPSPGSIFALIAMAPRGGLLPVLAGVLAATVVSFLIASALLKMSAKTDEDELEKATEKMQEMKGKKAQAQEAVEAPVKHEVAAADVKKVVFSCDAGMGSSAMGAASLRKKFKDAGLTEITVINTAINDIPGDADIVITHKSLTERAQVKAPSAEHISIENFLNSPEYDKLVKRLG
- a CDS encoding DEAD/DEAH box helicase; amino-acid sequence: MATFNDFGLHHSIVRALSNMGFEEATAIQDQTVPVALQGRDLIGQAQTGTGKTAAFGIPLVERLDETNGNIQGVVLTPTRELAVQVAEEINKIAQFKNISALPIYGGQDITRQIKALKKRPQIIVATPGRFMDHMRRRTIRLDAIEMVILDEADEMLNMGFIDDIKEILKEVPTNRQTLLFSATMPRAIQEIAQQFMSEPTIIQVKAKEVTVPNIEQQYMEVAERQKFDVLCRLLDIHSPELAIVFGRTKRRVDELSEALTKRGYGAEGIHGDLNQAKRDSVLRKFKEGTIEVLVATDVAARGLDISGVTHVFNFDIPQDSESYVHRIGRTGRAGKTGLAITFVTSREIDHLRLIERTTKRRMERHAVPSMAEALEGQQKMTVDKILEASGRDDLSAYKTLAEQLLEDVDSVTLVSAALKLLTKEPDTTPVRLTEEAPLRVGKKKLPPKGKGGFGSGSGFGGKRPSRPRNGEYRPRGGESRPRSGESRPRSGDSRPRSGDSRPRSGESRPPRS
- a CDS encoding transporter substrate-binding domain-containing protein codes for the protein MKKFTKTILASTLAATMLMTSGTGAFAATAVKPVQTVAAEAAKKPQAKKFESRLDEIIARGYILVGTPGDYKPFTYLNPKTNQFEGYDIDAMKEFAKSLGVEARFVQTSWPTLMDDLLANKFDIAVGGVTRNTDRQKKAHMSDPYIMFGKAPLIRAEDKDKYKSVADINKPEVRIGVNPGGTNEKFVREHLTKATVTVEQNNLDIPGLVASGKYDVMITDTLEAIVYSKADSRLYAALTDNPFTKSEKAYMIHRGDSIFANYLDLWMDEMKLQGKFDELYNKWVK
- a CDS encoding methyl-accepting chemotaxis protein — translated: MKNSLKNKLIIVLCLLLVISLGTVCGASYWSASNLLADSLDKEAELSASNLSIRIDGFFQEKIEIVRAVGGLMSADQNVEYDLKLIQAAQKKNPQFETFFFSHDLSGKKVINFMGEVTDISDRPHIKEASKGEGKVVVSEPVISKRTGNNIVTLVVPLMKDNRQYGYIGSTIPINEIQKKVSEEKFGEFGYAFLVSKTGTFIYHPNSEYILKESILDTGILELQTAFEEIKQGNHGIAQYIDENTERFASYAPTSLNWGIYITAPVAELHAPVDQLSVRLLVISLIVLAIGVVLVYFLAVRMVKPIERLNHAVNVVAQGNLKETVTVDGKDEIAILSRDFNQTVSHLKNLIEDVSLSSDQVQRFSQEVSEGIKQATENINQIGMSIAQISEGAEAQATSSQDVALSMNDMAAGIVKIAETSAHVSEAAQVATEQAEQGTAVVEQAVLQMGSIGEGTSKATVAIEQLNNRSKEIEGILDTISQLTSQINLLALNASIEAARAGEHGRGFAVVAGEVKKLANQSEESASKIAMLIGEIQQDTRHAVEVMTAGNQNAQHGIQLVEEVREIFGHILESSRNVAAHILEVSAASEQMSAGSQQVSASVDEMHNIAKHASLDAQTVAKATEEQLQAIQEIGQSVERLNAVAEELQQGIGRFTV
- a CDS encoding formate--tetrahydrofolate ligase yields the protein MKSIVEIAKSAGIEEQHLELYGKYKAKLSDELWEQVKNRPDGKLILVTAMNPNPAGAGKTLTTIGLSQALNYLGKKTIAALREPSLGPCMGIKGGATGSGQAQILPADEINLHFTGDIHAITAAHNLLAAMIDNHIFHGNPRGLNPNKIVWKRAMDMNDRALRNIVVGLGDGNGMTREDGFMITTASEIMAILCLSENLADLRERLNHIIIGYDFHDQPVRAEEINAVDAMCVLLKEAIKPNLVQTIEGTPVIIHGGPFANIAHGCSSVIGTKMALKLADYVVTEAGFGADLGAEKFFDIKCRKAGLTPSAAVVVITVRSLKYNGGVKVPDLAVENLSALEKGFENVKRHLENLQKFGVPAVVAINHFATDTQAEVDAVIALCQAAGAEAALSKVWAEGGAGGVELAEKVTRAAERPSSFRFLYEEDLSIKDKIETVVKEVYRGSGVVFSPLALKTMQKVEEMGMSHLPVCMAKTPYSFTDRADLLGAPVDFTIQVSEVRISAGAGFIVALTGSLVTMPGLPKKPAAESLYVDKDGQVIGLS
- a CDS encoding FAD-binding oxidoreductase; this encodes MDYKQALVGLLGEERVSTNPTILEHHSHDESYHTPHLPDVVVFPQTAEEVSQIMKLANEKRIAVTPFGMGTSLEGHAIPYAGGISMDFSQMNQVLEVRPKDFLVRVQPGVTRTQLNKELKKHGLFFSVDPGSDATLGGMAATNASGTTSVRYGVMRDQVRDLEVVTADGRIIRTGSMTAKSSSGYHLTGLFVGSEGTLGVFTELTLRVYGIPEATTAARASFPSVQDAVDTVVDILGAGIQVARIELVDERSIQQVNLYKETSYPEAPTLFIEFHGSEQGLAYDIDFAQNIAAGHGCTQFLFETDSKARTQLWDARHNLAYAFLHKSPGKKLMVTDVCLPISELAGAVVDARQAIDRAGLDGAIAGHVGDGNYHAILMIDLNDPEEVARAEEVNAHLVEYALCRGGTCTGEHGVGVGKIKYQRKEHGEALDVMQAMKHVLDPNGILNPGKIFGK
- a CDS encoding TRAP transporter large permease is translated as MGTILFVTLLVLLILNVPIGVALGLSVVVVFMLEGNIPLLVVIQKMFNGTDSFPLMAIPFFLLAGKLMETGGISARLIRFANTIVGNLPGGLAIVAVMGCTFFAAISGSSAATTAAVGGILIPHMVKKGYNIRFSAALHATGGTIGVMIPPSVPMVLYGVAASASISDLFIAGIGPGILVAISLILYSYWISKKNGWGGGEKHTPKEIWEAFKDAILAILMPIIILGGIYGAIFTPTEAAVVAVIYGLVVGLFVYREIKWKDLGEIFAGSASMTAVIMLIIATANAFGYLMTRENIPQEIAQFMLGITDSTIITLLIINILLLILGTFMETAVTIILLTPILLPITNSLGIDPVLFGVIMVVNSAIGMLTPPVGINLLVAGNIAKLQNTEIERAVIPFLVIMIVDLLLITYIPEISLFLVNLSK
- a CDS encoding TRAP transporter small permease; translation: MGNLVSKINSILRFFIIALLAIMVIAVFLQVLFRFLLDQPLAWTEELARYLLIWITFLGSAYAMSIKAHIGTEYIQKYLSPRMNKVVLVIAALCSLVFFLVMVQQGYLLSARSMTQTSPTLLVPMGYVYMVIPISGALLIMNVIHVTWKDITGKE